In Terriglobales bacterium, the following proteins share a genomic window:
- a CDS encoding YpdA family putative bacillithiol disulfide reductase, translated as MQDTEKVTEPKPEQLSAHSIRWDLIIVGAGPSGLATAIEARKRKLAVLNIDKGCVVNSLFNYPTNMTFFTTPELLEIGEVPFSTQNNQKPTRSEALEYYRKVTAHYQLQVRQYETVTKLSGKDGHFAVSTTDLHGFAQTYHTRKMVLATGYYDLPNYLGCPGEDLPKVMHYYKEPHPYYDSDVVVIGAKNSAAIAALELYRHGARVTLVHRGSGIHSHVKYWVKPDIENRLKSGEIKSYFGSTVKEILPEAVVLKTPDGEVTLANDFVFALVGYHPDYDLLRRFGLELTKDQCRPVCDPETLESNVPGIYVAGVIVAGSRTNEIFIENGRFHGKLIAEHVSKQLRRG; from the coding sequence ATGCAAGACACTGAAAAAGTCACAGAGCCGAAACCGGAGCAGTTGTCGGCGCACAGCATTCGATGGGACCTGATCATCGTGGGCGCAGGGCCGAGCGGCCTGGCGACGGCGATCGAAGCGCGGAAGCGGAAGCTGGCGGTCCTGAATATCGACAAGGGCTGTGTGGTGAACTCGTTGTTCAACTACCCTACGAATATGACGTTCTTTACCACGCCGGAACTGCTGGAGATCGGCGAGGTTCCGTTTTCGACGCAGAACAACCAGAAGCCCACCCGGTCAGAAGCGCTCGAGTACTACCGCAAAGTGACGGCGCACTATCAGCTGCAGGTTCGGCAGTACGAGACCGTGACGAAACTGAGCGGCAAAGATGGCCACTTCGCCGTGAGTACCACGGATCTCCATGGATTTGCGCAGACATATCACACCCGCAAGATGGTGCTCGCGACAGGCTACTACGATTTACCGAATTACCTGGGGTGTCCGGGCGAGGACCTGCCCAAGGTGATGCACTACTACAAGGAGCCTCATCCGTACTACGACAGTGATGTAGTGGTGATAGGGGCGAAGAACTCAGCGGCCATCGCAGCCCTGGAACTGTATCGTCACGGCGCGAGAGTGACTCTCGTGCATCGTGGATCGGGGATTCATTCCCACGTGAAGTACTGGGTCAAGCCGGACATCGAGAACCGCCTCAAGAGCGGCGAGATCAAGTCGTACTTTGGCAGCACGGTGAAGGAGATACTTCCGGAGGCGGTAGTCCTCAAGACCCCGGATGGCGAAGTGACTCTGGCGAACGATTTCGTGTTCGCGCTCGTCGGATACCATCCGGACTACGACCTTCTGCGGCGGTTCGGGCTCGAGTTGACGAAAGACCAGTGCCGTCCCGTATGCGATCCGGAAACGCTGGAGAGCAATGTGCCAGGTATCTACGTGGCTGGCGTAATTGTGGCCGGCTCCCGCACCAACGAGATCTTCATCGAGAACGGACGATTTCACGGGAAACTCATCGCTGAGCACGTATCAAAGCAGCTTCGTCGCGGCTGA
- a CDS encoding transglycosylase SLT domain-containing protein: protein MNRAFVASSTLKPMAKQLLENRTPQAYAGVEAYAQKHSATDEGAMANLVLGYARILDNDYVRALPHLKKAALRAGDLGDYVSYYTAVALSGSGDRDGAIKQLADFQTKYGNSILARDAGVMYANALFATDNAQAAISTALKYRNPPRSDLEFNLGRAYMKMGDSQKAIEALRRVYYSMPLASEASQAGADLSSLGGLTAGYSERKIRADVLAQGRRYRDAAAEYRDLVNTAPTAAQRDSLMVAAGIADYRSGEVKDAKQALAALQVSGDANAQKLWFLIGLARDADDEGQFNDLINQLRQAAPTSGYFEQSLLSAGNMYLLKKNYDRAIDFYREIDQRFPKGRWGHYAHWKAAWLDFRQGRTDAATEAFESQIARYPDSAEVPAAMYWRGRMAEEKKDPALARAFYKKITERYPNYYYADRARDRMQLLGTGTVAHDPLLDHVPPLKAVPGEFEEAPEDDLRVQKARLLENCGLFDFAVKEIQRASAGDSTDWRAGEIARLYQESGGYHRALNYMKRAVPSYFALDYSALPRNYWETLFPRPFWSDLKRYSEANELDPYLVASLIRQESEFNPGAISRANALGLMQVLPDTGRQLAKETKLRGFQPALLLTPHTNMQLGTRYFKHLLEKFNGTPEYALAAYNAGSTRVESWLADGTYRDPQEFVESIPFTETREYVQAIMRNASVYKKLYSKEIASNQ, encoded by the coding sequence ATGAATCGGGCCTTTGTTGCGTCGAGCACACTCAAGCCCATGGCGAAGCAGTTGCTCGAAAACCGCACCCCGCAGGCTTACGCGGGAGTGGAAGCCTACGCGCAGAAACATTCGGCAACCGATGAAGGCGCGATGGCCAACCTGGTTCTTGGTTACGCGCGCATCCTCGACAACGACTACGTGCGAGCGCTTCCACATCTCAAGAAAGCAGCGTTGAGGGCAGGCGATCTTGGCGATTACGTGTCGTACTACACGGCGGTAGCTTTAAGTGGCTCAGGCGACAGAGACGGAGCGATCAAGCAACTCGCGGATTTCCAAACGAAATACGGGAACTCGATTCTCGCCCGGGATGCCGGCGTGATGTATGCGAACGCATTGTTCGCGACTGACAACGCGCAGGCTGCAATTTCCACGGCACTGAAGTACCGGAATCCGCCGCGCTCGGACCTGGAATTCAATCTCGGCCGCGCCTACATGAAAATGGGGGATTCTCAAAAGGCCATTGAGGCGTTGCGGCGTGTGTATTATTCGATGCCGCTGGCGAGCGAGGCCTCACAAGCCGGCGCAGACTTGAGCAGCCTGGGAGGACTCACGGCGGGATACTCCGAACGAAAGATCCGAGCGGACGTACTTGCGCAGGGCAGGCGTTATCGCGACGCCGCGGCGGAATATCGCGACCTGGTCAATACTGCTCCAACGGCTGCACAACGCGACTCGTTGATGGTTGCGGCTGGAATCGCCGATTATCGTAGCGGCGAGGTGAAGGACGCAAAGCAGGCTCTGGCAGCGTTGCAGGTGAGCGGAGATGCGAATGCGCAAAAGTTGTGGTTCCTCATCGGATTAGCACGCGATGCAGACGATGAGGGGCAATTCAATGACCTCATCAATCAGTTGAGGCAGGCAGCTCCCACAAGCGGATATTTCGAGCAGTCGCTGCTGTCAGCGGGGAACATGTACCTGCTGAAGAAGAACTACGACCGCGCAATCGACTTCTACCGGGAGATCGACCAGCGCTTTCCTAAAGGCAGGTGGGGGCATTACGCACATTGGAAGGCCGCATGGTTAGACTTCCGCCAGGGAAGGACTGATGCAGCAACGGAGGCCTTCGAGAGCCAAATTGCGCGATACCCTGATTCCGCCGAGGTTCCGGCGGCGATGTATTGGCGTGGGCGGATGGCGGAGGAGAAGAAGGACCCGGCCCTGGCACGCGCGTTCTACAAGAAAATTACCGAACGATATCCGAACTACTACTATGCGGATCGGGCGCGTGATCGGATGCAGTTGCTGGGTACGGGCACAGTTGCACACGACCCGTTACTTGACCACGTCCCACCGCTGAAGGCGGTTCCGGGTGAATTCGAAGAAGCTCCGGAAGACGATCTGCGAGTCCAGAAAGCACGCCTGCTGGAGAACTGCGGGTTGTTTGACTTCGCCGTGAAAGAGATACAGCGTGCTAGTGCAGGGGACAGCACTGACTGGAGAGCTGGAGAAATCGCGCGGTTGTACCAGGAGAGTGGCGGGTATCATCGTGCCTTGAACTACATGAAACGAGCGGTGCCGTCGTACTTTGCGCTGGATTATTCGGCTCTGCCGCGCAACTACTGGGAGACGCTTTTCCCGCGTCCGTTCTGGTCGGACTTGAAGAGGTACAGCGAAGCGAATGAGCTAGACCCCTATCTGGTCGCGTCCTTGATTCGGCAAGAATCGGAGTTCAACCCGGGAGCGATTTCGCGGGCGAATGCGCTCGGATTAATGCAAGTGCTGCCTGATACAGGACGTCAGTTGGCTAAGGAAACGAAGCTGCGCGGATTCCAGCCGGCACTGCTGCTTACGCCGCACACGAACATGCAGTTGGGGACCCGCTACTTCAAACACCTGCTGGAGAAGTTCAACGGCACTCCGGAGTACGCGCTCGCCGCCTACAATGCTGGTTCGACCCGCGTGGAGAGCTGGCTGGCCGACGGTACCTACCGGGACCCGCAGGAGTTTGTGGAGTCGATCCCTTTTACGGAAACCCGCGAGTACGTGCAGGCCATCATGCGGAACGCAAGCGTGTACAAGAAGCTCTACTCGAAGGAAATTGCCAGTAATCAGTAG
- a CDS encoding sigma-70 family RNA polymerase sigma factor produces MATIKQINEPEPVTEELALVNAAKAGDMGAFEDLVRRYDRNVFRIAQHITQNREDAEDVVQDAFLKAFQNLGQFQGQSKFYTWLVRIAVNEALMKLRKRRPERFVSLDEDVKTEEDSMPREIADWSPNPEQQYNQAELKDILGKTIQGLPAGFRTVFVLRDVEGLSTEETAEALDLSIPAVKSRLLRARLQLRERLNKYFKTRKSGDGTK; encoded by the coding sequence ATGGCCACCATCAAACAGATAAACGAGCCCGAGCCGGTAACCGAAGAGCTGGCGTTAGTTAACGCAGCCAAGGCCGGTGACATGGGCGCGTTCGAGGATCTCGTTCGGCGCTACGATCGGAACGTATTCCGTATCGCGCAGCACATAACGCAGAACCGTGAAGACGCGGAAGACGTGGTTCAGGACGCCTTCTTAAAGGCTTTTCAGAACCTCGGGCAGTTCCAGGGGCAATCCAAGTTCTATACATGGCTTGTCCGAATCGCGGTTAACGAAGCGTTGATGAAGCTTCGCAAGCGTCGCCCCGAGCGTTTTGTATCTTTGGACGAAGACGTTAAGACGGAAGAAGATTCCATGCCGCGCGAAATCGCCGACTGGAGTCCGAATCCGGAGCAACAATACAATCAAGCTGAGCTGAAGGATATCCTGGGAAAGACCATTCAGGGCCTTCCCGCCGGCTTCCGGACGGTGTTTGTGTTACGCGATGTAGAAGGCCTGTCAACCGAAGAAACCGCTGAGGCGCTCGACTTGAGTATCCCAGCCGTCAAGTCCCGTCTCCTCCGCGCCCGGTTACAATTGCGCGAACGGCTCAATAAGTACTTCAAAACACGTAAGAGCGGAGACGGAACCAAGTGA
- a CDS encoding zf-HC2 domain-containing protein — translation MTCRDFLKELTDYLDNAIDSQTRAELEDHLQWCHNCYVVCNTTKKTIEIYRDSHLYELPDDLRGRLRSAIMSKCNKSKADSSA, via the coding sequence GTGACCTGCCGCGACTTTTTGAAGGAATTAACCGACTACCTCGATAATGCTATCGATTCGCAAACGAGGGCAGAATTAGAGGATCACCTCCAGTGGTGTCACAACTGCTACGTTGTCTGCAACACCACCAAGAAGACCATCGAGATCTACCGGGATTCTCACCTTTACGAATTGCCGGATGACCTTCGCGGTCGCCTTCGTTCGGCGATCATGTCGAAATGCAACAAGTCGAAGGCCGACTCTTCCGCGTAA